From a region of the uncultured Draconibacterium sp. genome:
- a CDS encoding carbon starvation protein A — protein sequence MITFVLSLLVLLLGYLFYSKIIERIEGIDSTRETPAFSMKDGVDYMPMPWWRIFLIQFLNIAGLGPIFGAVAGAMWGPVAFLWIVLGSVFAGAVHDYFSGMLSIKHKGLSITEIVGIYMGVGTKQFMRGFTVLLMVVVGAVFIMGPAKILSGLTPEFASMTFWVWIVFFYYLLATMLPIDKVIGRIYPVFGGALVFMAIGLLIALFVKGYHIPELNFSSIHNYHADSEKFPIFPMLFITIACGAISGFHATQSPLMARCVTNEKFGRRVFYGAMITEGVVALIWAAISMSFFGGVRELNDVMTANSGNAAFVVNEISNSLLGKFGGFLALLGVVAAPITSGDTAFRSARLIVADFLNYKQEPIKNRLFVSIPLFAIGFFLTQIDFSIIWRYFAWSNQTLAMIVLWTITVYLAQERKFYWITLIPAVFMTAVTTTYLLFAPEGFSLSKDISYSLGGLFSVLSLIGFFVYRNNYFKRIPLNT from the coding sequence ATGATTACATTCGTTTTATCCTTACTTGTACTGCTATTGGGGTATCTCTTTTATTCCAAAATTATTGAACGAATCGAAGGGATTGATTCTACCAGAGAAACACCTGCCTTTAGCATGAAAGATGGAGTGGATTACATGCCCATGCCCTGGTGGAGAATATTCTTAATTCAGTTTTTGAACATTGCCGGACTGGGACCAATTTTTGGTGCTGTTGCAGGTGCCATGTGGGGACCAGTGGCATTTCTCTGGATTGTACTGGGTTCTGTTTTTGCCGGTGCAGTGCACGACTATTTCTCAGGAATGTTATCCATAAAACACAAAGGACTGAGTATTACAGAAATTGTTGGTATTTATATGGGCGTTGGAACCAAACAATTTATGCGGGGTTTTACGGTACTATTAATGGTAGTTGTTGGAGCAGTTTTTATTATGGGGCCAGCTAAAATTTTATCGGGATTAACTCCTGAATTTGCATCCATGACATTTTGGGTGTGGATTGTTTTCTTTTATTATTTATTGGCAACTATGCTTCCCATCGACAAAGTGATTGGCAGAATCTACCCCGTATTTGGTGGCGCACTGGTTTTTATGGCTATTGGATTACTAATTGCATTGTTTGTAAAAGGATATCATATCCCGGAGTTGAACTTTTCAAGTATTCATAATTATCATGCCGATTCCGAAAAATTTCCAATATTTCCAATGTTGTTTATAACAATTGCCTGTGGTGCTATTTCCGGTTTTCATGCCACTCAATCGCCATTAATGGCACGCTGTGTTACAAACGAAAAATTTGGTCGCCGGGTATTTTATGGTGCCATGATTACTGAAGGTGTGGTCGCTCTAATATGGGCTGCCATTAGCATGAGCTTTTTTGGTGGAGTTCGGGAATTAAACGATGTAATGACAGCAAACAGCGGGAATGCTGCCTTTGTTGTGAATGAAATTTCGAACTCACTTTTGGGGAAATTTGGTGGTTTTCTGGCCTTGCTTGGTGTTGTGGCAGCACCAATTACATCCGGTGATACCGCTTTCAGAAGTGCCCGCTTAATTGTTGCCGACTTTTTAAATTATAAACAGGAACCAATTAAAAATCGACTTTTTGTGAGTATTCCTCTGTTTGCTATCGGATTTTTCCTTACTCAAATTGACTTTAGTATTATTTGGCGATACTTTGCTTGGTCGAACCAAACACTGGCAATGATTGTGCTTTGGACGATTACTGTTTATCTTGCTCAGGAACGGAAATTCTACTGGATAACCCTCATTCCTGCTGTGTTTATGACTGCGGTAACCACTACATATTTACTTTTTGCACCGGAAGGATTTTCACTCTCAAAAGATATTTCCTATTCGTTGGGAGGTTTGTTTTCGGTATTATCATTAATTGGATTCTTTGTTTACCGAAATAATTATTTTAAGCGGATACCATTAAATACATAA
- a CDS encoding FAD-dependent oxidoreductase, with protein sequence MLLLVVLCACQNEIFKNTPNNSADVIIYGGTSAAVTAAVQTVKMGKTVIVVSPDKHLGGLTSGGLGYTDTGNKAVIGGLAREFYHRVWQHYNTDEAWLWEKHSDYGNRGQGTVAMDGENRTMWIFEPSVAEQVMEDFVAENNIKVYRDEWLDRENGVVKEDGKIISIKTLSGKTYTGKIFIDATYEGDLMASAGVSYHVGRESNSVYNETWNGFQPEARHHKHWFMHDISPYKIPSDPNSGVLYGVSTENPGEIGAGDDKIQAYCFRMCMSRHPENRVPFPKPANYDTSKYELLLRSLEAGRPDFFEKFDAIPNKKTDTNNHGPFSSDFIGMNYDYPEASYERRQDIIQEHRDYQAGLLWFVANDPRLPEYVKTEMANWGLAKDEFTDNDNWPHQIYVREARRMIGEYVTTENDVLLKREVPQSVGMGSYAMDSHNVQRYITAEGFVQNEGDIGVKPPAPYAISLGSILPKKEECSNLLVPVCVSSSHIAFGSIRMEPVFMILGQSAAVVANLAIENNISVQDVSYNELKELLIEKGQILTLNQTKE encoded by the coding sequence ATGCTTTTATTGGTTGTTTTATGCGCTTGTCAAAATGAAATCTTCAAAAATACACCTAACAATAGTGCCGATGTAATTATTTACGGAGGAACATCAGCCGCAGTAACCGCTGCCGTTCAAACAGTAAAAATGGGAAAAACGGTAATAGTGGTTTCGCCCGATAAGCATTTGGGCGGCTTAACATCAGGTGGACTTGGCTACACCGATACCGGTAATAAAGCTGTAATTGGTGGTTTGGCGCGCGAGTTTTACCACCGGGTTTGGCAGCATTATAATACCGATGAGGCCTGGCTTTGGGAAAAACACAGCGACTATGGCAACCGTGGTCAGGGCACTGTTGCCATGGACGGTGAAAACCGCACCATGTGGATTTTTGAACCCAGTGTGGCAGAACAGGTAATGGAGGATTTTGTAGCAGAAAATAACATCAAGGTTTATCGCGATGAATGGCTCGACCGAGAAAATGGTGTGGTGAAAGAGGATGGTAAAATTATTTCTATTAAAACGCTTTCAGGAAAAACGTATACAGGAAAAATATTTATTGATGCCACCTACGAGGGCGATTTAATGGCTTCGGCGGGTGTAAGTTACCATGTTGGCCGCGAGAGTAATTCGGTATACAACGAAACCTGGAACGGTTTTCAGCCCGAGGCAAGGCACCATAAACATTGGTTTATGCACGATATTTCTCCTTATAAAATACCAAGCGACCCAAACAGTGGTGTTCTTTATGGGGTATCAACAGAAAATCCGGGAGAGATTGGTGCGGGCGACGATAAAATTCAGGCCTACTGTTTTAGAATGTGTATGAGTCGCCACCCCGAAAATCGTGTACCTTTCCCTAAACCTGCCAACTACGATACCTCTAAATACGAATTGTTGCTACGTTCGTTGGAGGCAGGTCGTCCTGATTTTTTTGAAAAATTCGACGCCATTCCAAACAAAAAAACCGACACGAACAATCATGGCCCTTTTAGCAGCGATTTTATAGGAATGAATTACGATTACCCGGAGGCAAGTTACGAACGTCGACAGGACATTATTCAGGAACACCGCGATTACCAGGCCGGATTGCTGTGGTTTGTAGCCAACGACCCACGCCTGCCCGAGTATGTGAAAACAGAAATGGCAAACTGGGGGCTGGCTAAAGATGAATTTACCGATAACGATAACTGGCCACACCAGATTTATGTGCGCGAAGCCCGAAGAATGATTGGCGAATATGTTACCACCGAAAATGATGTTCTTTTAAAAAGAGAGGTCCCACAATCAGTTGGAATGGGGTCGTATGCCATGGATTCGCACAATGTGCAACGTTACATTACTGCCGAAGGCTTTGTGCAAAACGAAGGGGATATTGGGGTGAAACCTCCGGCTCCTTATGCAATTTCATTGGGTTCAATTCTTCCTAAAAAGGAAGAGTGTTCTAACCTGTTGGTTCCAGTTTGTGTGTCTTCGAGTCATATCGCATTTGGTTCAATTCGTATGGAACCGGTTTTTATGATATTGGGGCAATCGGCTGCTGTGGTTGCAAATTTAGCCATCGAAAATAACATTTCGGTTCAGGATGTTTCCTATAATGAACTAAAAGAATTATTGATAGAAAAAGGGCAAATATTAACACTGAATCAAACGAAAGAGTAA